The Candidatus Cloacimonadaceae bacterium DNA segment ATTCAAGGAGATAACAATGGCGAAAAATCATCGTGGTAAATTGCTCAGAGTCATGCCTTTTCACGGACGCGGAGAATGTCCCGTTTGTCACCGCACCGGCGTAAAGGTCACACACGAAGTCAAAGCAGACGGCAAGACGCATAATGTTTGTAAAATCTGCAAGGGTGTTTCACCCGATAAATTGAGCGCATAAGCTTATATGGGAACGGGTTGCAAAACAAGCCGTTCCCTTTTTTTATTAAGGGCATAAATTAAGCGATGAGAGCCATCAAAGAACTGGGGCAAAACTTTTTAATCAATCCCTCCATCGCGGCAGCCATTGCCGGTTTTGCCAATCTCACCCCCGGAGACAGAGTCTGGGAAATCGGCCCCGGAATGGGCATCCTCACCGGCGAACTGATTGAGCGTGGCGCCAAACTCACTGCTTTCGAGCTTGATCGCCGCATGGAAGAACCCCTCATCGAGAAATATGGCGAACGCTTTGAGCTCGTGATGCAGGATATTCTTAAGCTCGATTGGCAGGAACAAATCAATCAGGAACCCGCCAGAATCAAGCTCGTGGCAAATATCCCCTACCAGATCACTTCTCCTCTTTTGAACCTGATCGAACGCCATCACCAGAGCTTCGAGACCATCGTATTGATGGTGCAAAGGGAAGTGGCTCACCGGCTCGCGGGGTCGCCGAATAACAAGGATTATGGTTTGATGACGATCAAGCTGCAGCTCATTTTCGATATCAAACTTTTGCTCGATGTTGGGCGCGAGGAGTTTGATCCCGTCCCCAGGGTCGATTCTGCCGTGATCTCTCTTGCGCAAAGAAAAGATCCACCCTTGATCAAAAATCCGCTCAAATTTCGTCAGATCGCCACGGTCGCCTTTGCTAACCGCCGCAAAACGATGCGAAACAATCTATTGGCTTTGATCCCACGAGAGCGCGTCGCCATCTTGGAACAGAGCAGCGGCATCGATCTTTCCCGTCGTGGAGAAACCCTCAGTGAAGCTGAATTCATTATTCTCAGCGATCATATTTAACATTCTTGCCACTTGCCTGATTGCGGATAACAAAGCGCTCGAGTTCTATTTTTCCGGCAGCGACAACGTCATTGCGATCGAAAACAAGCTTCAATATCAGATCACGCCGTTGGCAAACGGAATCATCAACATACGGGGCTTTTCCTCGAACGAAAAGCGCATCAGTTTCAATCAAAACAGCAAGAAATCCCTGCTTGAGCTTGATTTCGTCATGGACAAACGCTTGCTGCGTCATCGATTTCTCTCAGGCTACGAGTATCTTTATGATCACAGCGACCTCGAGCAGGAACTTTCTCCTTACGTCAATAAAACGGCTTTTCTTGGCTATGGCATGGATTTCGAACCCCTTGACAGCCTGGAGCTGAGTTTTGGATTAAAGGGACATATTCGCAAGGAGCAAGACCGCTATCTGATGGGAAACATCCTGTCCAGCGATGGATATCAGGCTTTTGGAGGAGCTCGATTCGCCGCGCGGATCCGAGCCACGGATATTGGCATCCATTTCAACGCCGATCAGAAAAAGCTCGATTGGGAACACTTTGATTATGCCGGAGCGGCTGCATATCTCAATCACACCCGCGAAACTCTCTTTTGGCAAAACAGCTTATCCATCAATCACCGCAAGGACGACCTCTATGTCCTCACCCGCAGCTTGGATATTCGAAATCCCAGTTTCTATACCTTGTCCGACGCACAGGTTCGCAACGCTCTGTCTTACAATGGTATTGCCGAATTTATGCCTGCCGGTTTTCTCCGCTTGACCTTGCAGGAATACTTCTCGCAAAGGATAACCGAACTGGAAAATAATATCGTGCGCAACAACGGCGATTATATCAATCAGGCAGCTCTGAATATCGAAATTTTCCCGCTGGAAAAGATCAACTTGCGATCCCGCGTCCAACACAGCTTTGCGATCAAGGACTTCAGCTTTTCCCGAAAAACGCGTCACACGGAAAACCGTAGCATCAATACCATGCTTGCCTATGAATACAGCCACGGCGATTCACTCTCCGTATCGGCGAATTTTGATCTGCAACGCACCAGTTA contains these protein-coding regions:
- the rsmA gene encoding 16S rRNA (adenine(1518)-N(6)/adenine(1519)-N(6))-dimethyltransferase RsmA, with translation MRAIKELGQNFLINPSIAAAIAGFANLTPGDRVWEIGPGMGILTGELIERGAKLTAFELDRRMEEPLIEKYGERFELVMQDILKLDWQEQINQEPARIKLVANIPYQITSPLLNLIERHHQSFETIVLMVQREVAHRLAGSPNNKDYGLMTIKLQLIFDIKLLLDVGREEFDPVPRVDSAVISLAQRKDPPLIKNPLKFRQIATVAFANRRKTMRNNLLALIPRERVAILEQSSGIDLSRRGETLSEAEFIILSDHI